The stretch of DNA CCCAAAAATGCCGCCCATGCCAATATGATTTCCTATTGCACCAACCCCGTAGTCCAACTCCTTACCCGCTTCATCACCACCATCTTCTATGCTATAGGAGAACCAACTAAGGTCAATGCCAAAATCCGAGCTACCATGTGGACCATGCTCCCGGAAGGGGTAGGAGTGCCCGATTGGGTACAATTATTTATTGATGCATGCATGGTCCACAAGACCAAGAGTTCGGGAGGGAGTATAAATTGCGGGGGAGCAATCACATTCTTTGTCACGCATTTTGATGGGGACATTGATGAGTCCCAAGACGTCTTCAAGACTAAAGGTCTTCCCTATTACAATGACATGGTCCTTGAGGAGTGTAAGATGTTCAAGAAGGTGAAAGATGAACCCCTTAAGGGGTATTGGTTGGGTCCCGACAAACAAAAATATTTGAGGCTTCCGAGGCCTAGCAATTCTCCTTTGCCAAGTGGCACCCATGGTAGGAACTTCTTTTGTCGGATGGATATTTCGGACTTTGCCTCCGATgaggatgaagaggaggcaacCAATGACCCTCCCGTGGACATGGACACCCCCATGAATGAAGCGGGGGAGGGGTCTCACGCACCGGTTGCTCCTTGGCAACAAAGTATGTACGACTATTTCAAGGAGACTAGAGAGGTGTTCACTACCATAAGTGGGCGTGTGGAGAATCTCCaatcttggcaacaacaacaaacaccaagGTTGGAGAATCTTGACCAATGGAGAAGTGTGGTTGATGATAGGGGGAAGTTGATAGAGGAGGCCGCAACAAATCAAACGGCTTTGATGAGGGAAATGATTGCTAACCAAGAGGCTAACCGTGTTTGGCAACAACAACTTGACCAAACAATGACGGCCAATGCCAACATGTGGAAGGAGCAAAATGAGTGGAGAGGCCAAATGGACCAACAATTTGGGGTCCAAAATGAAAGATATCAAGAGTATGTCGAAGATTCATACTATGATGCAAGGACCCAAGAAGACACACTTGGGATAGTTAGTGGTCTATTTGGCATGTCTCTCCACCCCACCATCCCACCCTCTATCACCCAAGAAGATGTGGACCAACAATATGCCCGGGCaataagagaaagagaaagaagagaaagaaggtGGAAGAACCAAGGCACCGATGATCAAGGGGGTGCCTCGGGTTCTcattgaagaagaagaagtgttTGCCTCCTCCACATTGGGGACAATGTGGAATGTAAGTGTGGGGGAGGAATTTGGATTGTATTATATGTAAATTTCTTGTTggttaattcaaaaaaaaaaaaaaaaaaaaaaaaaaaaaaaaaaaaaacgaaaatcccggctaggtgaaaacccacaagggtgggcgcctaggcaagattgggaaggtggccgaggacgggatgaaaacccgaaagggcattccgggtaaaatgaagaaatgagttgcgagccaccatgaggggaaaggaaaagctaaggtgaaaacccgaaagggcaccttaggcaaaatgagggattttcaccaaaaaaattgaaaaattgaaaattgtaacaccaaaaagatggagggataagaagggagtgataaggagggtcttggaaggaggctagaataggatttaatttctttttgagtcacAAAACTTGTCCCAAATCGGTGGATTTTTGCTTTGGCTACTTTGGTTGTTGATTTATTTCGGAGtgtggccaaccaagtagcatgatcaTACCTAGCTTGGAGTaataagggggtgatataagtgGTGAATTAGGATGGTTTAGGAGTTGCTTAGGCCACTTTGCTTACACCTTGGGATAAGGTGAGAGTGGCCATCTCTTGTTGgcgatataagaagggtggagttgagTAATGAGTCGGAGTTGGGGTCATGTCGTGTCTTGTGCgagggatgatataaggaggacgagtgagagaagagtttgtgtcacctttgagtctagattttctCTTTAATTGGTGGTAGTTCAAGAGGGAGATATAAGGAGGAAGAGGTGAGGGAAGAGTGGTCATTCTCTCCTACACCCGCTTGTGGACTTGCCGAATGCTTTCTTgagttttactcgggacgagcaaaagtccaagtgtgggggagtttgatagagtCAAGAAGTGTCGAGTCACTAGGGCCTTTTTAGGCCAAGTATGCTTTTAATTAAGGGTCTTTTGTCGGAATCAAGAGTTAATCTTCCCGTCCCGATGATTGTCATAACTAATGCGTTTTGATTCACGTGTGGAGTCGCGTATGAGGATGGAGCCCGGAATCCAAAGAGTGAACCTCTAGCCACACTAGTAGACAAGCAATCATGCGGAGACGACCTCACATGAACCGATTCTGAGCCGACATCCCTCGCTAGGAAGCATGAAGGCTAAGTAGTGAAGAACTCGTGTTGAGGAAGTGAAGAAATAAATTGTTCCGGGCGGTTTTGGCAGACTGCCACCATCAGCAGCAGTCTGCCATGGCAGTCTGCCCTCCAGACGGCAGTCTGCCGTGGCAGTCTGCCACTCATCCGGCAGACTGCCGTTGTGCTGTGCTCGTGACTTTTATTAAGCCCGTTGGCTTAAAATTAAGCCCAAATCCCGTATTACCCTAGATTCGTGTATGCGGCCTTATAAATAGTTCACATTTTGGAGACCTAAGAATCATCTTGTTTAGGAGTAATTCAAAAAGGCTTGTGTGTTAAGAAAGCTTGGATTTTTATTAAGGAATTTGTAATCTTTTAGTttggatgttaatctttcttcaattcttGGGTTTTACTAAGAAGATGGAAGGCTAATCTCCCTTTTACTTGATGTAATTTaatcaaagtatccaactttgaTGTTGTAAGACTCTTAAAACTCTCTCAATTTATctattgttctttcctttgttcttaaattcttatgttgagtagatgaatgtttgaattgatcactcttgcatcttatttacccatctattgcaaattctagagaaatggtttaatctatctagaatTGTTTGGAGCAAACTTGttatatgttgatttggtttaaaggatgcaTATTTCAAGTAGGAAATTACATGTCTTTTCTTGCTAGTATGGTTTAATCTAGTAGGATTTGATTCTAGCTTACATCTCTTGGCAAAAGCTTCATGCTCAATTCTAGTCCTTATTCATGGTTTAATGAGTTGTGGTTGGAATTGAAGGACTCACATATATGGTTTAATTGTGTGTGTCAATTTCTTGGGATGATAGTATTGGATAGATAAcaatagagagaaaagagtcaaactttgtcattgttggattactaagagagaattacacCAAGTCTTTCCCATATTTGATTGTTGCACATCtagtgtttgttgttttgcttctaTGATAAGAATTGCATCTTTATTTTCCCTTATTCTACTTCAAAACCCCTttctccatttatgtcatacTACATGTTAACCATTGTTCATAAGCATTGtttgttgataaatataattagtAGGTCCTTATTGTAGTTAGTATTGTGATTAGTCCATAAAGTCCTAATTAGTTGCTTTATAGTTAAAACTCAAGTCTTTAGTTTAAAAGTtcttcccttgggttcgaccctaaCTTGCCAATTTACTACCCTATTGCTTGAAGTTAGTAAAGTTTAGttaggcttataaattgttaatttggtagttaattCTAGTATATTAGCGACCTAGTCTTTTTCTTTACCAGGTAGCTTCTACTACTTCCCATCTCTCGGATTTCACAAGGCTGCCGGTGGTTTTGGTGGCATCAGAATACTTAGCAGGCCTCTCATTCCCGTCCCTTTCCCCCAACCTGCGGATGATTACACTGTTCTTATTGGAGACTGGTACAAATCTAATCACACGGTAATTTCCGCACCTCCTGTTTTTACGATAAGGAATATTGCTCCGTACACTAAGTCATTTTTAACAAGCGATGATGAATTTTGTTGGTGGATTGTAGGTTTTGCAACGGATCCTCGACGGTGGACATAAACTCCCATTCCCAGATGGAATCTTAATTAATGGACGTGGAAACGGCGCCACTTTCAACGTACAACAAGGTTTGCTTAGTAGAAATTGGAAAATGAGAATTAACCAACGCATATATCATATGCTAAACCTGATCTATTTTTTCCACTTTTGACAGGGAAGACAATCAGGTTGAGGATCTCCAATGTTGGATTACAGAACTCTCTTAACTTCCGCATTCAAGGTCACACAATGAAGTTAGTGGAAGTGGAGGGGACTCACACCGTCCAAACAACATTCTCCTCGTTAGATGTGCACGTGGGGCAGTCCTACTCAGTGCTTGTGACAGCCGATCAGCCTGCCCATGACTATTACGTTGTCGTCTCATCGCGTTTCACTAATCCTGTCCTCACCACAACCGGCATCCTTCGCTATGCAAACTCCGCAGGCTCAGCCTCTGGCCCAATTCCTGGTGGACCTACGATCCAAATTGACTGGTCCCTCAATCAGGCCCGTGCAATCAGGACCAATCTTACAGCTAGTGGGCCTAGGCCAAACCCACAAGGGTCGTACCATTATGGAATGATCAACACAACCAGGACTATTAGGCTGCAGAATTCAGCAGGCCAAGTGAATCGCAAGCAAAGATACGCACTCAACAGTGTGTCATTTGTCCCGGGTGATACTCCTCTCAAACTTGCAGACTTCTTTAAGATCGGAGGAGTTTTCCGGGTTGGAAGTATCTCGGATTATCCTACTGGCGGGGGAATCTACCTTGATACTGCTGTTATGGGTGCTGACTACagatcttttgttgagatagtgttTGAGAACTCTGAAAATATAGTTCACAGCTATCATTTGGATGGTTACAGCTTTTTTGTTGTTGGGTAAGTTCATTATTTCAGCTTCTCACATCTGTTGGCTCTATTGTTTGAAAATAGGTCATTGGGTGCGGTTTATGACCGGTTTATGTTTTTACTAGTGTGTCGTTATTGGGTCATTTCAAGTACGGTATTTAATTATTAGGTCATTTTCATGAGGTCTTGTCAATTAGGTTGAATGAATTTGGCCGGGTCTGTTTTACGACATCCAACTATAACAAGACCTTCGTGATATATGTCAGATGGTTTGTTGGTTGTCAAATTACCGGGTCACCGCAATATTTTTTGGCAACATTAAGTGAAGTTTCCAATTTGTGTCTAATTAGCCATTTCTTGTATTAGGGTCGACTTTTGTTAGGTCTAACTGTGAAATGTAAAAGACCTTGTTTGATCATAATCTGTTTTTGGAACACAGGATGGATGGCGGAAAGTGGTCACAAAGTAGTAGAAATCAGTACAATCTGCATGATGCAGTTTTCCGTAGCACCACCCAGGTAATTAAATCATTTCAGTATTCTTGTTGGCCAGATTTTCTATCATAACAggactagacctggcaaacagaacgggtcacaaacccttcaacccaaacccgacccgtctaaatctcgtgtcgtgttcgtgtcgacccacttacataaatgggtcatcaagcctcaaccctaacccgctaatatcgtgtcgggttcgggtcgggttttcgtgtcatgtcaatatttggaaagttttaagtatatttatgtgatgaaagataaaaaaaattaggattaatttattaaacaggtcattcgtgtcgggttcgtgtttagagagctcaacccaaacccgacccaattaaatatcgtgtcgtgttcgtgtcgacccacttacataaatgggtcattgagcctcaacccaaacccgttaatttcgtgtcgggttcgtgtcgtgttttcgtgtcgtgtcattatttGCCAGCTCTAAACAGGACATATGAAAGTGATTGAGATTGGTAACAATAAATCCTCTATAATGCAGGTGTATCCAAAGTCATGGACTGCAATATGGGTGGCACTAGACAATGTAGGTATGTGGAACCTGAGGTCCGAGTTCTGGGCACGACAATACCTAGGACAACAATTCTACCTTCGGGTCTATACAACTTCGACATCCCTAAGAGATGAGTTTCCAATCCCTAAGAATGCTCTTACTTGCGGAAGAGCTGCTGGCAGGCACACAAGGCCGCTCGCCTAAGCTAGCTTTTGGTCTGATTCGCGTAGGCGTATTCTTATTATaggtattgtgattgtgattgagaTTACGCAAAGAGAAAGCAAAGCTTTTGCTTTAATTTGCGGTTGGTTGTATTTTTAGGTGCTGCAAGTAGGCTATTAGTACTAATTAGCAGCCTTCAGCGAGCTTGTATCATTTATACTACCTTGCAACGACCTCCTCTCAAGGTCGTATTCTTTCTAAATTATTTGACCATTTGTGTAATTGCACGTCTTTCTAAATTATTTGACCATTTGTGAGTTATGACGGTACCACAACCGATTTAAATAATCTTAAAAAGGAAAAGTGGGTTGTGAGACGTAAGCAAGAGCTACCGAAACTAGGATGATTATAAATCACCTTATAACATCCTTGCGGATGTGAAAGGTCAACGAAAATTAAAGAATTTTCATTTACCACGAAgtaaccaaaagataaaagggtATAAAGAACGACTCTCCTCGAAAAAGAACGTCACTTTAATATCCCCATAAAGGACATTACAAACAAACGTAGTTAAAACCAATTCTACAAATAAAAAACACCAAATATTAGCTCAAACCAGTAACATAAACTCATTCGAACATGCTCATAATCATGAGTTGAGTTTAACTCTGACCTTATGGGATGGGCTTGCTTCAATTTATCAACAACTCAATGCAAATAGAcaattaaaacgatagatgataaagCAGACTGC from Silene latifolia isolate original U9 population chromosome 10, ASM4854445v1, whole genome shotgun sequence encodes:
- the LOC141604624 gene encoding L-ascorbate oxidase homolog — its product is MSRGIMQALLCLALFFYIAVAESPYRFFDWNVTYGTIYPLGVPQQGILINGQFPGPDIHSVTNDNLIINVHNSLDVPFLISWNGVQNRRNSYEDGVYGTTCPIPPRKNFTYILQVKDQIGSFYYFPSLGFHKAAGGFGGIRILSRPLIPVPFPQPADDYTVLIGDWYKSNHTVLQRILDGGHKLPFPDGILINGRGNGATFNVQQGKTIRLRISNVGLQNSLNFRIQGHTMKLVEVEGTHTVQTTFSSLDVHVGQSYSVLVTADQPAHDYYVVVSSRFTNPVLTTTGILRYANSAGSASGPIPGGPTIQIDWSLNQARAIRTNLTASGPRPNPQGSYHYGMINTTRTIRLQNSAGQVNRKQRYALNSVSFVPGDTPLKLADFFKIGGVFRVGSISDYPTGGGIYLDTAVMGADYRSFVEIVFENSENIVHSYHLDGYSFFVVGMDGGKWSQSSRNQYNLHDAVFRSTTQVYPKSWTAIWVALDNVGMWNLRSEFWARQYLGQQFYLRVYTTSTSLRDEFPIPKNALTCGRAAGRHTRPLA